AAGCCAAAGAGTTACACGAGCAAGTTATGCATGTGTCTTTAATTCTTTATGCAGAGCATGAGTTTAATGCGTCAACGTTTACAGCGCGCGTTTGTGCATCAACGCTTTCTGACATGCACTCATGTGTAACAGGTGCGATTGGTTCACTTCGTGGTCCACTACACGGTGGTGCTAACGAAGCAGCGATGGAACTGATCGAAGGCTTTACTTCACCAGATCATGCTGAAGCTGAAATGATGGGTAAACTTGAGCGTAAAGAAAAAATTATGGGCTTCGGTCACGCGATTTACTCAGAATCAGATCCTCGTAACGAAATCATCAAAGGCTGGTCTGAAAAGCTAGCAGCAGATGTGGGTGACGACGTACTTTACCCTGTATCAGTACGTTGTGAAGAAGTCATGTGGCGTGAGAAGAAGCTTTTCTGTAACGCTGATTTCTTCCATGCATCAGCTTATAACTTCATGGGTATTCCGACTAAGCTATTCACGCCTATCTTCGTAATGTCTCGCCTAACGGGTTGGGCTGCACACGTGATGGAGCAACGTGCTGACAACCGTATTATCCGTCCTTCTGCGGAATATACAGGTGAAGAGCTACGCCCTGTAACGCCAATTTCAGAGCGTTAATTTAAAGTTTGAGTGACAAAGGCCGACTTTGTCACTCGCTACCGTCACTCAAACTTAAGCCTAGAGCTTGAGTTTTACCCTATGGATTTCATATTTCACCTAGGCAGCTAAAACCTATGTAATTTGAAAGACGATGGGAT
The sequence above is drawn from the Pseudoalteromonas phenolica genome and encodes:
- the prpC gene encoding bifunctional 2-methylcitrate synthase/citrate synthase, with the translated sequence MAKVLSGAGLRGQVAGKTALSTVGKSGSGLTYRGYDVKDLAENCQFEEVAYLILKGHLPTQAELDAYKDKLRAMRGLPQALKDVLERIPADAHPMDVLRTGCSMLGNLEGEATFDEQDQVTDRMLAVFPSIICYWYRFSHDGVRIDVETDDDSIGGHFLTMLHGEKAKELHEQVMHVSLILYAEHEFNASTFTARVCASTLSDMHSCVTGAIGSLRGPLHGGANEAAMELIEGFTSPDHAEAEMMGKLERKEKIMGFGHAIYSESDPRNEIIKGWSEKLAADVGDDVLYPVSVRCEEVMWREKKLFCNADFFHASAYNFMGIPTKLFTPIFVMSRLTGWAAHVMEQRADNRIIRPSAEYTGEELRPVTPISER